One stretch of Saccharomonospora xinjiangensis XJ-54 DNA includes these proteins:
- the rplM gene encoding 50S ribosomal protein L13, whose protein sequence is MPTYSPKPGDVTRAWHVIDAEDVVLGRLATEVATLLRGKHKPTYAPHVDTGDFVIIVNADKVALTGKKREQKFAYRHSGYPGGLRKRSFGELLDTRPERLVEKVVKGMLPKTKLGRAQAKKLKVYAGPEHPHTAQKPQPHEITKIAQVTQ, encoded by the coding sequence TTGCCCACGTACAGCCCTAAGCCCGGCGATGTCACTCGTGCCTGGCACGTGATCGACGCCGAGGATGTCGTGCTCGGCCGGCTGGCGACCGAGGTCGCTACGCTGCTGCGCGGCAAGCACAAGCCCACCTACGCCCCGCACGTGGACACCGGTGACTTCGTCATCATCGTCAATGCTGACAAGGTGGCGCTCACCGGTAAGAAGCGTGAGCAGAAGTTCGCGTACCGGCACAGCGGTTACCCCGGTGGTCTGCGTAAGCGCTCGTTCGGTGAGTTGCTCGACACCCGCCCGGAACGGCTGGTCGAGAAGGTCGTGAAGGGCATGCTCCCGAAGACCAAGCTGGGCCGTGCTCAGGCGAAGAAGCTCAAGGTCTACGCCGGGCCGGAGCACCCTCACACCGCGCAGAAGCCCCAGCCGCACGAGATCACCAAGATCGCTCAGGTGACCCAGTGA
- a CDS encoding DUF4333 domain-containing protein, with product MTQPPGAPQWWQQQGPPTGASPQRQYTHPAPQPHSTSFGGSFSSEYGGFGAFDSSSPAKRAKSRKPWIIGVAAAVVLLVCGGVAAWASGVFAGAVLDQDSLHEGIATVLRESYGEHDVRNVSCPDGQQIRAGHTFDCTVDVAGKPKTIRVRVLNDKPQYEVGAPH from the coding sequence ATGACGCAGCCGCCTGGCGCGCCCCAATGGTGGCAACAGCAGGGGCCGCCCACCGGGGCGTCCCCGCAACGGCAGTACACGCACCCCGCGCCACAACCCCACTCAACCAGCTTCGGTGGCTCGTTCTCGTCCGAGTACGGCGGGTTCGGGGCGTTCGACAGCAGTTCGCCCGCGAAACGCGCCAAGTCACGCAAGCCGTGGATCATCGGCGTCGCCGCTGCGGTCGTGTTGTTGGTGTGTGGCGGCGTCGCGGCGTGGGCGAGTGGCGTGTTCGCCGGCGCAGTGCTCGACCAGGATTCGCTGCACGAAGGCATCGCCACTGTTCTGCGGGAGAGCTACGGCGAGCACGACGTCCGCAACGTCAGCTGTCCTGACGGTCAACAGATCAGGGCTGGGCACACGTTCGACTGCACAGTCGATGTGGCAGGAAAGCCGAAGACCATCCGCGTCCGGGTTCTCAACGACAAGCCCCAGTACGAGGTCGGCGCTCCCCACTGA
- a CDS encoding WXG100 family type VII secretion target: MPNGIVVDYATIHTAAEDCQRTGSELEALFEDLKSRLAPLVDSWSGDAMEAWQQCQNEWNQSLDEMKQVLAQIATALPQIADGYQSTDKSIQGMF; the protein is encoded by the coding sequence ATGCCGAACGGCATCGTCGTTGATTACGCCACCATCCACACTGCGGCTGAGGACTGCCAGCGCACGGGTTCGGAGCTGGAGGCTCTGTTCGAGGACCTCAAGTCCCGGCTCGCCCCGCTCGTTGACTCCTGGAGCGGTGACGCCATGGAGGCGTGGCAGCAGTGCCAGAACGAGTGGAACCAGTCGCTCGACGAGATGAAGCAGGTTCTGGCTCAGATCGCCACCGCGCTGCCCCAGATCGCCGACGGCTACCAGTCCACGGACAAGAGCATCCAGGGCATGTTCTGA
- a CDS encoding WXG100 family type VII secretion target: MAGGFTGTPEQFQQAYQDVDQIKASMDQNLNQLRNNIEATQAGWQGEAAKAFQNVMAAFDEKNRKLNEALANIGELLQQSGVKYQQAEEEQNSAISSIGNALGGL; encoded by the coding sequence ATGGCAGGCGGTTTCACCGGGACACCGGAGCAGTTCCAGCAGGCGTACCAGGACGTCGATCAGATCAAGGCGTCGATGGACCAGAACCTCAACCAGCTTCGCAACAACATCGAGGCCACCCAGGCTGGCTGGCAGGGCGAGGCGGCGAAGGCCTTCCAGAACGTCATGGCGGCTTTCGACGAGAAGAACCGCAAGCTGAACGAGGCGCTCGCCAACATCGGTGAGCTGCTCCAGCAGTCCGGTGTCAAGTACCAGCAGGCGGAAGAAGAGCAGAACTCCGCGATCAGCAGCATCGGCAACGCGCTCGGCGGCCTCTGA